AGCATTACCAATTTACCATGGCAAACAAATCTTCTGATTACAGCTTGCCAAACCCTGCCATGATTATCATAAAGCTAATTATCAGCTTGTTTCTAGCAAAACTAAGGAGCTTCTCTTCAATTCTGACCACTGCTTACTGATCTCTCTTCCATTAACATCTCATTAACAAATGTTGACATTGTTAACAAATTGGGTGTAATCGTGTGGGGGATGAAACTAGTTCATTCCTGAAATTTAGTATTCCTTCCCGGGATCTCAACCAATACAAAATCTTATTATACACGGcattgaagaaaccctgcccactTTCCTAAAAAGAAAAGAACAACAAAAAAAACGCTCCACTTCCCCCTTTCACAAGGCTTCACATCTCAGCGATTCATTTGAGACTTTGTAAAATATGACGACCATTGCATTTCATGCTATTACCTTTCTTGAGAGGTCTTACACTTCATTTTCTGGCTTTTGTGGTGGAGCCATGGCACCAGCAGTTTCTCTAACAGTAGCTGATACAAATTCATTTAagatcagagagagagagagagagagagagatagagagagagaggcaaAGACAAAAACAGACAGAAAGAGATTGGAGCGAAGAATGGCTAACCTTGACTCTCAGATTCAACCTGGCTTTCtcctggggggggggggggggggggggcgcggTGGTGCCTGCCCTAGTTGTTGTGCAGCAGATGCTTTTAGCtgcttttctgtgattttcaagtACTCCTCACTGGTATATGCGCTCTGGCTTGAGATGGAGCACCATCTGCAAGTTTAAAATAATTGACAATGACTCGTCATattatatgtgtaaaaaaaataATCAGGTCACACGGATGCATAGAGACACCATCACTAACTTAACCCATAATTTTCCATCTGATGGAAGAATTGCTTAAAATTATGCAATCAAGGAACTAGCTACAACTGGATTCAATTAAAAGAAACGGCAGAAGCAGAAGCATTCATACCACTCCTCACAGGGTAGCGATGGTTAGCTGCAAGAAGGGCTCCATGTACAAGGCCATTGAAATTATAACATATTACATTCGACAAGTTGTTGATTTTGCTGTTAGCTGTAAAGAAATATATTTATTCAAAGATGACACAAGCTTAATTATCATTGTTGAAGAGAGCACTATTTGTCATGTCCTTTTATCCTCTTTGTCTATCAAGTCCTCAGTTACGGATGCTTTATCATATTCCAGCCTAAAGATCATCAAGCCTAATAACTCTAACAATGTATCGCATCTTGGAAAAGCTAGCGTAATCACTGTTAAATTGTTTGGTCATACCCAATGCAGTTTGTGACACAGAACTTTGACAAAGTGCATTAGGAAATTCCAGAAATGCCAAATGGTAATTAACAACACAGTAATATGCCTTAAAAGTAAAATATAACTTTCTAATCTTGCTAATTGATTTATCAATATAAGAGCAGATGTTAGATACATTCGACCACTCACTGAGGTCAGCTGCAGTTGGAGAATTTTCAAGGCTGCCAACTGGTGAAGGGATTGAGGCAGTGTTTGCTCTGTTGGAGCCATATGTGTTTTGTGTTTGACTTGAAATTTCATCAAGGCCAATCTCTCGTTCAAGACTGCTCTTGAATTCCCTTGATACTTCCTACATTTCAAAGCATTGtatggatttaaaaaaaaaatggtgccaattgaggataagtcgagagaaggaagattgaggtggtttgatcatgtgaagcgtagacatacggaagcttaagttagacaagtagagcacatttaggttagaggatagaaagaaaaaaaggggtagacctaaattgacttggaagagagtagtacaacataacctagaaacattacacatttctgaggatttaactcaaaatcgtttagcaaaatcgtttagagtggagaaagcgaatccatatagccgatcccaaattttttgggataaaggcttagttgagttaaaGTTGAGTTTATAATCAATTACTCCAGAGTGGCAGAAATAACATACTAAACAGAAAGTTCTAAGGATCTACCTGGAGTTCTCTAATGGTTGGTTGAAATGCACGCAGAGTTTTCCCTAGGTTGCGTGCAACCTGCACTTAGTAGAGCTACACAAAATAAAAATTctgggaaaagaaagaagacaTGCACTCTCAAAAAGTAAATGCAACTGAAACACCAAAAATACAAGGGCATTGAGATAACTAGGTAGGTCTTTTGTTAAGTTCATAACGTTGCCATCCCAAACAAGAGTCAAGACTAAACCTCCCCATCCCCTAAGTAGATATCATTGTTAAACCTGTATCTGCAAGTTGAAATGCACTGTGTCTCAACGTGATGCTCTTATACAAAAGGGTGTACGCTGCATATAGAAGGCACTTTCATATTCCAACCTATTTAAGCtacttttttttcaaattatCTTCAAATTCAAGGCAGTTAAGAATTGAAATTTAAGACACAATAATCAGAAGACTGTTCAGCTGCATGGATTAAATAATTACAAACAAATGCACGCATATAGGCACTCTGGATCCTACAGTACATTTAAACTGTTGCCCCTGCATTGTTCACTCTACTGGCCTCCGGAATAAATTGACTGTAGATATGACAAAAAGAGGAAAATCAATCTTATGGAAATGCCATTAGATCATAATTCAATCTTAGGGGACCCTCCTCTTTTTTTTTCGTTTTATTTACTTTTGCTTCGGAAGAGTTGGCGTGACTTGCGAGGTCAATACCTTATTCCAATTAAAACCGATACATCATCTATATGCACGGGTTACAAACAGTAGAACAAGCTTCCATCCTTAAAGGAAAAGAAATAGCTGAGAAGTACATAACAGTCTCATCCATGCACAACTAACCTCAGCAAGACCTTTTGGACCAAAAACCATTAAAGCCACCACCCCAATAACCAGAGCCTCAGGTGCTCCAACCCCAAACAAAGATGCTTGAACCACTCGACCTTTACACCTGCACTTCCTCTCTGCACCAACACATTTCAAGAATCAAAgcaaaaaattaaagaagaagaagaaggagaagagagagagaaagagacttAAAGGAAAGCATATCCAACTATCCAAGTGGTAATACATACCATTCTTCAAAGATTTTGGAGTAATAGAGACACCCAGATGCTTTAGACCACTCCATTGAGAGAAAGGACCGATACCCAGCTGAAGAATCCTCGTGGAGATACCAAATTGTGGGGATTTTATAGCgtgaaattgaagaagaagattGTTTGTAAAGAGTTGATCTTGTGCTTGTGGGAGTCGAAACCAACAATGCCATGACCATAGTGTGGTTAGAAAATCATATATTGAGAGGTATGCGGGATTTTTTGGGCTCATCAAGAGTTGAGTCATGTTTTGGAAGATTGTTTTTAACGGAACAATGAGATTCTGAGAAGACAAGACGACAATCATCGGATTTTTATGGGCACTCCATTGAATCTAGAATCGAATATAATTGAATTTGGCAAAGattcatatttaaaatttctagatTTCACACTATTCGTAATTCAAATTTATTTgtataaaattcaattaaatatgaaatatctatattttttataataatatttataaatatttatatattttattttatataaaataaaattaaaatattttataaaattattaaaattttaaaatataaattattaataaaaattattttttatataaaatattaattaaaatatataaaaccaaataaatttaagtatttattgagtaataataattatatttaaaataaatttaaataatttagtaTAAATTCTAAAcagatttaaattaaatttaaattttaaaaatattaattaaattaaaatttaaatcgagtgatttaaaatttaaatagtgTGATTTTTATTAATAGCATACTCGTTATCATCTCCACGATAAGATAGGCACGTGGAAGATGTTTATAACTTTCTATACTTGCAGCTGAAACATTTTCGTCTTGCCTCAGCCTATGATTTTGGGCTTGAACATGTTTAAAAGATCTTGGACTTACATCAAGCTAACCTTCTGCTGAGACCCATTTTGGTGTATGGGCTCGTCCATACCTAAAAGTTTATCAAAAGGTAGAAATGTGTTCATTCCATGAACAAAGCTCATTTTTTGGGCCTAGGATTTTTTGGATCCAGCCATGGAAACAACGTCAAGAGTAAGAAGTTACTCGGGCCGTTTCTCAGAGGAGTGTAATCAAAAAAatattatacaaaaaaaaaaagatgaatttGAATTTAATGATTGAAGAGGACTGAATTATATTGTGTTAAAAAATTTAAGGGAGGAatgttaattataataatattttaaaaatttaaacgctattataaattttatctaaaattttaatttaataaaataattaataaatttaaagaaaatttaaacattactgtataattttaattaaattaaaattaaattttaattaaatatttagtaatttattattttctcagagtaattattaaacaaaattaataatattttatattttaattttttatttaattaaaatttaatttaattttaaactaaaaaataattttttataataaaaatattataatttataatattatttattaaaataatatttatattttatttaaaatataaaataaaataattaataaatttaaagtagcatttaattttcttttaaatttattaattattttattaaactcAAATATTTAAATACTATTTATAATAACGTTCGAATCCTTAATTAGCATTCCGCTCTCAAATCTTCTAATTTAACATAATTTAAcctttttgataattaaatttaaattcactcttTCTtggtataatatttttttttattacacccCTCTGATAAAAAACTCGATTCCAATTGTGCAATAATCTTGCAGTGTCAAGTGAAAAAGGTGGAAAGCGGATAGCCTTAACAGCAATTGGACAAGCCTTTTCTTCTTGGTTTGATATGGCTGTGATAGGCATCATGAACAACGACGCTTGCATATATTGTCAAAGGAAGCCAAGAATTATGGAGAAGAGGGAGGAGATCTTTAAGCAAATCTGTGAACCTGTGTGTTTCTCTtacatggaaaaattttctcCACCTACTTGAGTCCTGTTTAATGTTGAATTTCagagtttaaaattatttttctcagtaaaaatatcattttagatattattaaaaaaaataattttaaaaaaataattttattattttaatatttttataattaaaattaattaaatttaatttttaattattttttaaaaccctataaaataataatttttttaacagtAATTTTAAGTAATACTAAACAAGCCATTTGATAACTTGAACGTGTGGCGTGTTGGTTCGGCTTTTCGTCCGTCTTGCAGGACCCTGACCACACTAAGCCACCCCATTAGAGCCCCGTGATCTTCTTCTTCTGAAATATCCACCGCCTCCTCCCCCCAActttattttatttgtaatttataaAGTACTTGAATACCCATTAACCCTTTTTCGTTTTCTTTTCAAGGATTCAGCTTTGAGAGATTAGTAGGGAAATTTACTAACTTTAAGCAATCTATTTACTATAGATGATTAGAATCAGATGGAAAAGGCCAACGATACACAGTAAAAGGAAGCAATGATAAGATATATACTTGTTTCTTTCTGAGAACTGCTTGCTACGTGTGGTGTGGGTGTTTGTGATATCATCTTCATATGGGAAAGTCTCCAAAAGACAactgaaagaagaaaaaaaaaagagggttaAAAGTAAgagtaatttacaaaaagaaaagggTAATTAAAAGGGAATGCATGGCGTTCTGGAGCTCAAGAAAAGGTCCTTTTAGGGGAAGAAAAGGAGGGGAAAAGCGAGGCAAATGGATCATGATGATCATCATAATGGGAAGGAATTGAACTGATGCACCCGTGCAAGtttaattcttcttcttcttatttttAGAGAGAAAAAGGCTTAAGCAAATGCCTATGCACACGTGCACACTTTGACAAAAAAAGTTGCCTCGTCCTAAAGTAACAACCAATTAGGGTTAATTTTGTTAATGCCCTTTACTATTTCCATATTTTCCATGGCAAGGACTCCTGCAATGGTGGGTGGTGGTGATTTTTAACGGTGTCATGGATGGGATGGGCCCAACACTGAGTAGGATCGATAGCGTTGCTTTTGTGGATATATAATAGTATTTACGCatttctttaatatttcattttaataatattttatctctctattaaaaattttaaatttattttaaaataaatctaaaatattTGTTTTATGGGTTTGGATTCCTACGAGCACTAAATAGTGATGGGAGCCATCCATTCATTTTCTTTCTTATGTGCCTTTCATTGTCGCATCATGTGtttctattattttttatgtacGCCATGATTGGGTAGTTTAGGAATAATAATTTAACCATCATTATATTTATAATCatgcaatataatttttttttttttggtaagaaTGAAGAGGAGCAAAGGAATATTTAGacgatattatttttttattcataatttaATAATCTTTTATTTAAGGaatcaataaatttaaattttatttatttatttataatttaaataatttaattattttttcatataaaaatcttaaaaaaacaaataaaagtATGCATAAATATTATGATAAAACAATTAAGGGTCAAATATTGTCCGCGTGACAGACAGTTAGACCACATGCAGTCCACGTGATTGGAGCCAAGTCATAGGAAAAAAAGTGTGAAGAGTCAACTGATTGAACGGTAGCGATTGTTGGAGTAGGAATTGATCGTTGGACTCACGTGGGGGATGCGTGGGGGTGCACCCACACAAATGAGATCACGAGACTCACGCTTCATGAAGGTTCAGTGTACAAGAAAGCAGCACAATAACACCACCACCCTCTTCGGTCTCATTAGCTCTGCCATAACTGCAGGCTACATTTGTGATTTTCCTTCACTCCAAGGGTAGTTCGGTCATTGCATGCCGCTTATGTCCGCACATATAATAATCCTCTTTTTGTTTTTGTGCCTTGTAGTTGTGGCCTCAATTTTTTGAAAATCTTTATTAACTAGCGTATGGTTAGATAATAATTTAAATGgtatgaataataaaaaaattaattaaaaaatttaataaagtaaaatatataaattaaatgatatattttttaaaatataaaaataaagagttggtttacataaatattttttaaaattaaatatttatattgtatataaaataaaaatatttatgagTTGATAGGTTATTGACGAATGTGTCATGAAGTTGTTAAAATTAGAAGTGAGAGTGGTAAGTAgtacaataataaattattaaaaaaagagaaagtaaataaaaaaaataaaaaggcaacaatcattataataataataattataaattttatcccaaaaaaagatagaaaaagaaaaaggctGATTGTTACGTGGTGACGTGGCAATAATTAATTTGCAAAATGGATGAAAACTGGAGGATAAGAACCGTAGAGTAACGGAAACTGAAGAGAAAGAGAGTGTTTGTTTGATCTCACCATCTATCCTTTCTGGTACCAGTTTtgacccctctctctctctctctctctctctctctctcgtctcTGCGATTCATTTCAGACTGAAGATCAAATCCCAAGCCTGATATGTTATCCAAGCACCCTTTCACTACTCCAAATCCAAGATGAGAACCCTCAACAACAGCGTTGACACCATCAGCGCCGCCGCCACTGCCATCGTCTCCGCCGAGTCTCGTGTCCAGCCAACTGCCGTTGAGGTAGACGCACACGCACGCCCTCTTAGATTTCTATATCGGTCTTGTTTTATTCCCTTCCAAATATCGTAGCTGCTGTGTGTGTTTTAATTGTTACTTCAGATTGTAATTTAATGTTTTGTTTGGTACGTGAGAAAATGCGGGAAAAGATAAAGAGAACTGAATCTGACTTTggtttgatcgaaaattttgtttaAGTGATTCTTTTAGTTAATTTATGTACGTTTCGCTTGGCTTTATCTTCTCCTTATTcttctttttaatatttttggATCCTGAGTTTGGTTTTTAGTATTTTATTGCCGTAGCTCATAAACAACGTTTAGGTAATTTAGATTTTATCTTTCTCGGGTCTTGAATTCTGAAATTCTAGAACCGAAAGCTTCTTTCTTTTGCTACATGTCCTTGACTTTCTTAGCTTGTTTCATTGATTTTGCCATTTTGCTATTATTTATTGCTCGCTTTTATGCTAGTTTTGTTTCTGAAAGCAGGGGAAACCGAAACGGAGGTATTTTATGCTCTTAGAATTTAGAATCCCCTCAATAATATTCTTATTTCAAAACTTTTAGCACTTCTGACGTGGTTTATTTTGCAAGATCGATAATTTCTTTTCATACTTATCGGAGAGTGAAACATGATTACCTTCCTAACAATTCACAGCAGGAACAGCTATAGGGAAAAATGACTTTAGATGGCCTATACATGTTATCTAGGAGCTTTCGAAAAATTTCAGTGTCTTTCTTACAAAGCAGTTCTGATGACAAATTGCATCATAACTTTTCCTCATTGAACTAGATGACTATTCTGTTTTGATGGACTAGGCTGGGCAGCAATATGTATCTCTCTGTTTGTGCACTAGTATGTATATGTGCGCTAGTGGCTTGGGTGTGGTGATAGGGAGCATTAACAAGTTCAGTTCTTGGTGTTTGACGGTGGGTGAAAAGGATAAATATGGGAAATGTGCTTCTGAATTTAGTCACTCTATTGAATTATCAATGCAACAGATGTCCTATTGTCAGATGAGATTAGTttgcaataagaaaaaaaaatgtgttTTCTTTCCCTTGGAACTAATTGCTCACAAGCTTCTTATTTTCTTATTTGAACACAGAAAAGAAGATGGGGAGGGTGCTGGAGTCTGTACTGGTGTTTTGGTTCTCATAAAAATAGCAAGCGAATTGGTAATGCTGTTCTTGTTCCTGAACCAGGGGCACCGGGAGCTGTAGTTACTTCAGCTGGAAATCAAACACACTCGACTGCCGTTGCAGTTCCTTTTATTGCTCCTCCCTCTTCTCCTGCTTCATTCCTCCAATCTGATCCCCCTTCTGCCACCCAATCACCTGCAGGATTGCTCTCTCTTACTTCCCTTTCAGTGAATGCCTACTCCCCAGGTGGACCTGCATCCATTTTTGCCACAGGTCCTTATGCTCATGAAACCCAGCTAGTTACTCCACCTGCATTTTCTGCCTTCACCACTGAACCATCCACTGCTCCTTTTACACCGCCTCCTGAATCTGTTCAGCTGACGACACCTTCTTCGCCGGAGGTGCCATTCGCTCAACTCCTGACGTCTTCTTTGGAGCGTGCTCGAAGAAATAGCGGGACCAATCAAAAGTTTGCATTGTCCCATTATGAATTCCAGTCTTATCCGCTGTACCCAGGAAGTCCTGGTGGTCAGCTCATCTCACCAGGCTCAGTTATCTCAAATTCAGGCACTTGTTCTCCTTTCCCTGATAAGCACCCCATTCTTGAGTTCCGTATGGGGGAAGCTCCCAAGGTCTTGGGCATTGAGCATTTTAATACTCGTCAACGGGGCTCAAGATTGGGTTCTGGATCTTTGACGCCAGATGGATTGGGGCTAGGTTCAAGGCTTGGTTCTGGTTCTGTGACTCCAGATGATGGTGTGGGGTTAGGTTCAAGGCTTGGTTCTGGATCCCTGACTCCGGATGGTGTGGGGCATTCAAGGCTTGGTTCAGGATCTTTGACACCTGATTGTGTGGGGCCTGCCTCTCGAGATGGTGTCCTGGAAAATCAGATTTCTGAGTTTGCATCTCTTGCAAACTATGAAAATGGATCTAAAAATGATGAAACTATAGTTGATCACAGAGTCTCATTCGAGTTGAGTGGTGAAGAGGTTGCACGTTGTCTTGAAAGCAAGTCAATGCAATCATGTAGAATGTTCCCAGAATGCTCACTGGACAGCATGTCAGAGGACTGCATAAAAAGTGGGAAGATGCTAATGAATAGTGAAAATTGTTTACATATCAGGGAAACTTCCAATGAAATACCTGACAAATCTTCAGGAGAAATGGAAGAGGAGCACTACTATAGAAAGCATCGTTCTATCACTCTTGGGTCATTAAAAGAATTCAACTTTGATAATTTGAAAGAAGTGCCTGATAAACCCACAATGAGCTCTGAGTGGTGGGCTAATGAAACAATTGCTGGGAAGGAAGCTAGGCCTGCCAACAACTGGACTTTCTTCCCATTGTTACAGTCAGAAGTCAGCTGACATTGAAACTTTGCATAATGGCTTCCCCTCTATACTTGTATGATCAACAGGTTTGCTTTActgaatgcctaacttgtcagatgTAAGTCTGAAGCGCAACGGTGTTTTGGATACAGTTCACCAGCCCTGGGGTCACATGAGGATATAAAAAGGAATTAAGCCGTGGTGATCCAAACAACAAGTGCTCAGAAAATAGTTTGTAGGGATCATTAGTGTGAGAACTAATAGAgcattctttttaattattttgtttctaGTTTGATGTTATACAAAAATAGCATTTGCATATAGTGATGTGTTCTGGATTGTTTTTCCTTTTCTTGTGtaataatggaaaaaaaaaagagtactTTCGTTATACAAGAACCTGGGAGTCGATGATGGTCGAATCTTTGTGGTTGCATTTACTCTGCATTTATCTTTAAGCAGGGGCTTCCATTAGACGGGCATATGGTATTACTATTAGACTTGCACGTGAAATTCCTGTGTGTGTTTTGGTCCGCATGAACCAggcctagaaaaaaaaaaaaaaaaaagattctacCAAATGCAACCCGCCCTGCAGCCTTGGTTGACAATTTAAAGTAGTGCAACTATATAGAGTGATCGTGTGCATCTGTCTATATGCTTCTCCACTAATGGCTGTGAAAGATAATCAGTCCATCTCATTTTCCTGAGTTTCTAGGAGCACAAATACATTTGTTGCTTCTCTCAGAATTAGATGTTTCTGATCTGCATTTTACTTTTCTGTGTGTACTTGCATATTGTTTCATGTAGAAGCATCTCAGAACAATAAGGACATCAGGACATGCTCATCGTGTGGAGATGAACATTAGCAACTGTCATTATTTTGTGGTAATTTTTAGTTGCATGGAATTTGGAAATACAATATAGAGGCGTAATGTTATTATATAATGTGGTATGCCATTTATGGTTTCATCTGACGGCCTAAAGGATAAACTTAATAGCGTTTGTTAGGTAAAGGCCAGGTCGCACGTCTTTGTCCTACCTACTTCTTGTCCAAACAAATGAACCGACAAAAGAGAAAGAAACAGGCTGTGGCCAACAAAAGTGGGCTCTGCTGCCCTTCACTATCCCAAATATCATAAGAATGACTAGTTATTTACAGGTACTTTCTATTCCTAGGGGAAATTTTATAGCCCAAGAATCAAGAATCAAACTTATCCCATGGCTTGCAAATTAAGGGGATTGCATAGGTGGTGCTTTTGGGCTCAAAAGGTAAGGTGTCAGGTGGATTGCATTTTGTTGCTTGCTTCTGAAGTCCTTTCTACTAGGCTTGTCTAACAGAAAACGCTTTCTGTCTATTCTTGTTGTCAATTCTATATCTGAATTGGGTATTTTGGACTGCCTGAATGCCGATACTCTTCTTCTtccgtttcttttttttttttttttaaagacaaAAAGATAAGCTGATGACTCGAATGATTCTCTATATTTCAATCGAGCATTCTctgttttttaaaatatatagaaaAGTGGATTTAAAATTACAcacaaaaataaatttataaattgttgAATTCCTCATACTTGGAGGGTTATTTCTACACTGTTAATTTATGAGTGAGTATACCTTTTCTTTTATTTAGTGAATGTTTAATGGGTTGAAATAATAACTATGGGATATACAAACAAATGAAGAGATTGAATTTAAATACTTCCCCCACTCTCTATAccttaaaaataacttttaattaatgagaaaaataTCATCATTTAATACATATGAAATTTATATGAACCAATAAGTTCATGTTATAGCTAGTATTCTTCGTaagataaattaatattaatgatATAGATCTatcatatattattatttaaaaaaatgcaAAAAACGAAATTTCAAAGGGGCGTAGAGCCCAACATTAATAGTTGACAAAGGTCCAAggtcaaaaaaataaatattgatatgaGAACTATTGCGTGAATGTATCGCACTTACTGCTTATGAATCCCAAGTAAGTATTCATGCCCCTGGAGCTTACCTTATAGCTTAGGAAAAAGCCCAAGCAAAGGTTGCCATTTAGATGGGCCCAAATGgacatataataaaattaaaataatataaataatggcTTCACATCTAATTCCAATGATGTCTTTATGGGACTGTATTTACGCCTCGTATGTCTGTTTCAACctctattttgattctggagAGCATTTAGGAATATTGCTTTCCAGTTTGTTTGACTTGCAACTCTAAAATTTTCTCCAGGAAATCCATGGAAAGTGCTACTCTCTTTTTTTAAGCACTAGTGATGGGTGGAACATGCAAGCTGATTCAATCCGATGTTTTTCTTTCCAAAAGAACTTACAGCAGATAAAGAAAATGCATATAAGAATGTGAGTACAAGAATCACTAGTTGGACTATTTTATTTCAATGTCAATTTTGAACTCTCATTTTGTTGTTTCTTGTTAGTTAAGCTTTTGACCTGTAGAAAAATTTGCTATATGTGCTAATCTTTTGGCGTCTGTTGTTTGTCCACTGACTGCAGTTCAGCTGTTTGATTACTGTATATTGAATATTTCTTCAGACCCTTTTGAGTTCCCAAACTTATAGTTTGATGTTTGGCTTTTTCAGGGCTGAATGTTCAAGTGGGAATATTGAATTTGCTGGACATGTTTTGGTATCAACTGTAGGtttattgaataatattttaatcatCCCATTTAAGAATAAGAAATTAatgtgaaaaatggctatggCTTCTTCTGTGAAAGTAGTTCTAGGTTCAATTGCCTTCGCAGTCTTCCGGATACTGGTGTTTTCCCTGCTATCCTTTTTCTACCTGTTGAGAGGACGGTTGGGTTATGCTTATGGTCATCCTCCAAATCATGGCCCCAGATCAAGCATGTCCTGCAATTGATCTCCCATTCCCAGGTCTTCTATTTTGAACAATGGTTGTCAGTGTTTATCTTGAGAGAGCAGATATGTTCACTTACTTGGGTAAGTTGCTTTCATGGAAAAGCCAGGGTGCCGAGGACTTGCTTTGACGAATTTGGCTGATTTCTGCCATTTCAAGCTCTCTTTTTGCCAATGACACCTATTGTGTGGTTTTGACTGAATTTGTATTGAAAATTGCAAGGCAACACAATCTCCCTCCTCATCCGTTCCTGCTCTCGCTTTCCTCAAGTGCAAGTATTGGATCTTCAGCCACTCCAATTGGCAAACCCAAAAACCTGGTTCAGAGTAAGATTTCTTTTGGGAATTTTCTTTTTGTCATTCTCTCTGCAATGCTTGTGGGAACTATTGTGaatgttataaatttataattctcATGTGTATGTACTGGAGGTTGTTATCTTCTACTCAGAAGGATGAAGAAGATGCCATGCTGAAGTCGTTGCAGATAAGGATGTCAGTTCTATTCTCCTGCTACTATGTCACGTTCTACCTCTTTAAATTCCCAGGGGAGGAACTATAGGTTGGAG
Above is a genomic segment from Hevea brasiliensis isolate MT/VB/25A 57/8 chromosome 17, ASM3005281v1, whole genome shotgun sequence containing:
- the LOC110663664 gene encoding uncharacterized protein LOC110663664, giving the protein MRTLNNSVDTISAAATAIVSAESRVQPTAVEKRRWGGCWSLYWCFGSHKNSKRIGNAVLVPEPGAPGAVVTSAGNQTHSTAVAVPFIAPPSSPASFLQSDPPSATQSPAGLLSLTSLSVNAYSPGGPASIFATGPYAHETQLVTPPAFSAFTTEPSTAPFTPPPESVQLTTPSSPEVPFAQLLTSSLERARRNSGTNQKFALSHYEFQSYPLYPGSPGGQLISPGSVISNSGTCSPFPDKHPILEFRMGEAPKVLGIEHFNTRQRGSRLGSGSLTPDGLGLGSRLGSGSVTPDDGVGLGSRLGSGSLTPDGVGHSRLGSGSLTPDCVGPASRDGVLENQISEFASLANYENGSKNDETIVDHRVSFELSGEEVARCLESKSMQSCRMFPECSLDSMSEDCIKSGKMLMNSENCLHIRETSNEIPDKSSGEMEEEHYYRKHRSITLGSLKEFNFDNLKEVPDKPTMSSEWWANETIAGKEARPANNWTFFPLLQSEVS
- the LOC110663663 gene encoding LOW QUALITY PROTEIN: sec-independent protein translocase protein TATB, chloroplastic (The sequence of the model RefSeq protein was modified relative to this genomic sequence to represent the inferred CDS: inserted 2 bases in 1 codon; deleted 3 bases in 2 codons), with amino-acid sequence MVMALLVSTPTSTRSTLYKQSSSSISRYXKSPQFGISTRILQLGIGPFSQWSGLKHLGVSITPKSLKNERKCRCKGRVVQASLFGVGAPEALVIGVVALMVFGPKGLAEVARNLGKTLRAFQPTIRELQEVSREFKSSLEREIGLDEISSQTQNTYGSNRANTASIPSPVGSLENSPTAADLNGAPSSQSAYTSEEYLKITEKQLKASAAQQLGQAPPRPPPPPPPGESQVESESQG